From the Desulfohalovibrio reitneri genome, one window contains:
- the truB gene encoding tRNA pseudouridine(55) synthase TruB produces the protein MSGKPEQQHGVLVVDKPSGPTSTDCLNQIKRRCGQKKIGHAGTLDPLASGVLVVLLGRATKLAPYLTGASKTYLGELRLGLTTDTYDIQGVVLDERPCAATADDVRREIAAWAELTEQEVPAYSAAKHQGKPLYELARKGEEVPRKVKEITIFRADAVEVDPPGARFRVTCSAGTYIRSLVHSLGTRLGCGAAMTALRREESRPFDLERSHPLDEVLEDPSTLPSRVVSMADALPDWPRAVLGEDEAKQVKNGVRLSTRGQAGAGARALFLGPDETPLALAEARAEGDDVRWHIERGLW, from the coding sequence GTGAGCGGCAAGCCGGAGCAGCAGCACGGGGTGCTGGTTGTGGACAAGCCCTCCGGCCCCACCTCCACCGACTGCCTCAACCAGATCAAGCGCCGGTGCGGCCAGAAAAAGATCGGCCACGCCGGAACGCTGGACCCGCTGGCCTCCGGCGTGCTGGTGGTGCTTCTGGGCCGCGCCACCAAGCTGGCCCCCTACCTCACCGGCGCGTCCAAGACCTACCTGGGCGAGCTGCGCCTGGGATTGACAACCGACACCTATGACATACAAGGTGTCGTGCTCGACGAGCGTCCCTGCGCCGCCACGGCGGACGATGTCCGCCGGGAGATCGCGGCCTGGGCCGAGTTGACCGAGCAGGAGGTGCCCGCCTACTCCGCCGCCAAGCACCAGGGGAAACCCCTGTACGAACTTGCGCGCAAGGGCGAGGAAGTCCCCCGCAAGGTCAAGGAGATAACCATATTTCGGGCCGACGCGGTGGAAGTGGATCCACCCGGGGCCCGCTTCCGCGTGACGTGCTCCGCCGGAACCTACATCCGCTCCCTGGTCCACAGCCTGGGGACGCGATTAGGATGCGGAGCCGCCATGACCGCGCTGCGGCGCGAGGAAAGCCGCCCCTTCGACCTGGAGCGGTCCCACCCCTTGGACGAGGTGCTGGAGGATCCCTCCACCCTGCCCTCGCGGGTGGTGAGCATGGCCGATGCCCTGCCCGACTGGCCCCGCGCCGTTTTGGGCGAGGACGAGGCCAAACAGGTCAAAAACGGGGTGCGGCTTTCCACGCGCGGCCAGGCCGGAGCCGGGGCGAGGGCGCTGTTCCTCGGCCCGGACGAGACGCCGCTGGCGCTGGCCGAGGCCAGGGCCGAGGGCGACGACGTCCGCTGGCACATCGAACGCGGCTTGTGGTGA
- a CDS encoding lipoprotein encodes MRRLFTLVLILVFAFSLAACGKSRPAPQARRVVQPSEVPGSFAGPGYDLAAVRYQHTGEGLDYTEAGVEPVYLVFENRSADTPTVDYDQVRGVSPDGEYLPYSIDEATQVVTESEAFSATAENAARSGTLGALLGAGLGAIAGSIGGGDNIWHGAVIGGAIGGMAGGVYGGAGSERAVKDTVQKQLSRYAWDSRVVPENYTKVGYVYFPAAKGITKLKAPVSVNGTITTVAVLPMASPASVRAEEASANATLRGK; translated from the coding sequence ATGCGCCGCCTTTTCACCCTTGTCCTCATCCTTGTTTTCGCCTTTTCCCTGGCCGCCTGCGGCAAGAGCCGCCCCGCGCCCCAGGCCCGGCGGGTCGTCCAGCCCTCGGAGGTGCCGGGGTCATTCGCCGGTCCGGGGTACGACCTGGCCGCGGTGCGGTACCAGCACACCGGCGAGGGCCTGGACTACACCGAGGCCGGGGTGGAGCCGGTTTATCTGGTCTTCGAGAACCGCTCGGCCGACACGCCCACGGTGGACTACGACCAGGTGCGCGGGGTGTCGCCGGACGGCGAGTATCTGCCCTACTCCATTGACGAGGCCACCCAGGTCGTCACCGAGTCCGAGGCCTTTTCCGCCACGGCCGAGAACGCGGCCCGCTCCGGGACACTGGGGGCACTGCTGGGCGCGGGCCTCGGAGCCATCGCCGGTTCCATCGGCGGGGGCGACAACATCTGGCATGGTGCGGTCATCGGCGGCGCCATCGGCGGCATGGCGGGCGGCGTGTACGGCGGCGCCGGGTCGGAGCGCGCGGTGAAGGACACGGTGCAGAAGCAGCTCTCCCGCTACGCCTGGGACTCCCGCGTGGTGCCGGAAAACTACACCAAGGTGGGGTACGTCTACTTCCCCGCGGCCAAGGGCATCACCAAGCTCAAGGCCCCGGTCTCGGTGAACGGCACCATCACCACAGTGGCCGTGCTGCCCATGGCGTCCCCGGCTTCGGTTCGGGCGGAGGAGGCCTCAGCAAACGCAACCCTCAGGGGAAAATAG
- the rpsO gene encoding 30S ribosomal protein S15 has protein sequence MVMNAEDKQKIIEEFAKHEGDTGSPEVQVALLTNRISYLTEHFKVHKQDYHSRNGLLKLVGQRRKLLNYLKKKDVQRYRDLIARLGLRK, from the coding sequence GTGGTCATGAACGCCGAAGACAAGCAGAAGATCATCGAGGAATTCGCCAAGCACGAGGGCGACACCGGTTCGCCCGAGGTGCAGGTGGCCCTGCTGACAAACCGTATCAGCTACCTGACCGAGCACTTCAAGGTGCACAAGCAGGACTACCACTCCCGCAACGGCCTGCTGAAGCTGGTGGGTCAGCGCCGCAAGTTGCTCAACTACCTCAAGAAGAAAGACGTGCAGCGCTACCGCGACCTCATCGCCCGGCTGGGCCTGCGCAAGTAG
- the pnp gene encoding polyribonucleotide nucleotidyltransferase, producing the protein MLVPFEKTALSTKVGNIDITLETGRLANQADGAVWVQSGGTVILVTAVTNTLEFDRGFFPLTCNYQEMGYAAGRIPGNYFRREVGRPSERETLVSRLMDRPIRPLFTAGFKDEVQVIATVLSADRNVNPDVLAMTGASAALHISKIPFEGPIACARVARVDGEFVLYPSYQGMAQNDELNIVFAASRDAVVMVEGAAKFMPEDVVADAIAWGHEQITPLLDLQEELREKVGQPKMTVVPAEERTDIEDAVREVAEKDLRAALQVAQKMERKDAKKAVKNKAVEALTERFPKEEYLGKLVGKALEGMEKEIVRTRIKETGTRIDGRDLTTVRPLSMDVGLLPQTHGSALFRRGETSALASCTLGSSRDEQRIETLTGEKTKNFMLHYNFPPYCVGEARMLRAPSRREVGHGNLAERSLTPVLPTDEDFPFTVRLVSEVMESNGSSSMATVCGGCLALMDAGVPISSPVAGIAMGLAKVEDEYYVLTDILGDEDALGDMDFKLAGTEEGITAVQMDIKISGIPQEVLRRALNQGRDARLSILNDMKQVLPASREKVSDLAPQFKTISINPDKIRDVIGSGGKNIKAITAATEADIDIEDSGQIHVFAPTLESLQKAEEMILYYDQSAELGANYTGKVIKIIDCGAIVEVLPGVEGLLHVSQLDVERIENVSDLLSLGQEVNVKVVEVQPNGRVRLSRKAWLQEQAGQEIDLADYGQPKGGGRPGGGRGGDRRGGGGGGRRN; encoded by the coding sequence ATGCTGGTACCTTTTGAAAAGACCGCCTTGTCCACCAAGGTCGGCAACATCGACATCACCCTGGAAACCGGCCGCCTGGCCAACCAGGCCGACGGCGCCGTGTGGGTGCAATCCGGAGGCACCGTCATCCTGGTCACCGCCGTGACCAACACCCTGGAGTTCGACCGGGGCTTCTTCCCCCTGACCTGCAACTACCAGGAGATGGGCTACGCCGCGGGCCGCATCCCCGGCAACTACTTCCGCCGCGAGGTGGGCCGCCCCTCCGAGCGCGAGACCCTGGTCTCCCGCCTCATGGACCGTCCCATCCGGCCGCTGTTCACCGCCGGGTTCAAGGACGAAGTGCAGGTCATCGCGACCGTGCTCTCGGCCGACCGCAACGTGAACCCCGACGTGCTGGCCATGACCGGCGCCTCCGCCGCCCTGCACATCTCCAAGATCCCCTTCGAGGGCCCCATCGCCTGCGCCCGCGTGGCCCGGGTGGACGGCGAGTTCGTCCTCTACCCCTCCTACCAGGGCATGGCTCAGAACGACGAACTGAACATCGTTTTCGCCGCCTCCCGCGACGCCGTGGTCATGGTCGAGGGCGCGGCCAAGTTCATGCCCGAGGACGTGGTGGCCGACGCCATCGCCTGGGGCCATGAGCAGATCACGCCCCTGCTGGACCTGCAGGAGGAGCTGCGCGAGAAGGTCGGCCAGCCCAAGATGACCGTGGTGCCCGCCGAGGAGCGCACCGACATCGAGGATGCCGTGCGCGAGGTGGCCGAAAAGGACCTGCGCGCCGCCCTGCAGGTGGCCCAGAAAATGGAGCGCAAGGACGCCAAGAAGGCGGTCAAGAACAAGGCCGTCGAGGCCCTTACCGAGCGCTTCCCCAAAGAGGAATACCTGGGCAAGCTCGTGGGCAAGGCCCTGGAGGGCATGGAGAAGGAGATCGTCCGCACCCGCATCAAGGAGACCGGCACCCGCATCGACGGCCGCGACCTGACCACGGTGCGCCCACTGTCCATGGATGTGGGCCTGCTGCCGCAGACGCACGGCTCCGCCCTCTTCCGCCGCGGCGAGACCTCCGCCCTGGCCTCCTGCACCCTGGGCTCCTCCCGCGACGAGCAGCGCATCGAGACGCTGACCGGCGAGAAGACCAAGAACTTCATGCTGCACTACAACTTCCCGCCCTACTGCGTGGGCGAGGCGCGCATGCTGCGCGCCCCCTCCCGCCGCGAGGTGGGCCACGGCAACCTGGCCGAGCGCTCTTTGACCCCGGTGCTGCCCACGGACGAGGACTTCCCCTTCACCGTGCGCTTGGTCTCCGAGGTCATGGAGTCCAACGGCTCCTCCTCCATGGCCACGGTCTGCGGCGGCTGCCTGGCGCTCATGGACGCGGGCGTGCCCATCTCCTCTCCGGTGGCGGGCATCGCCATGGGCCTGGCCAAAGTCGAGGACGAATACTACGTGCTCACCGACATCCTCGGCGACGAGGACGCCCTGGGCGACATGGACTTCAAGCTGGCCGGCACGGAAGAGGGCATCACCGCCGTGCAGATGGACATCAAGATCTCCGGCATCCCGCAGGAGGTCCTGCGCCGCGCCCTGAACCAGGGCCGCGACGCCCGCCTGTCCATCCTCAATGACATGAAGCAGGTCCTGCCCGCGTCCCGCGAGAAGGTCTCCGACCTGGCTCCCCAGTTCAAGACCATCTCAATCAACCCGGACAAGATCCGCGACGTCATCGGTTCCGGCGGCAAGAACATCAAGGCCATCACCGCAGCCACCGAGGCGGACATCGACATCGAGGACTCCGGCCAGATCCACGTCTTCGCGCCCACCCTGGAGTCGCTGCAGAAGGCCGAGGAGATGATCCTTTACTACGACCAGTCCGCCGAACTGGGTGCCAACTACACCGGCAAGGTCATCAAGATCATCGACTGTGGCGCCATCGTCGAGGTCCTGCCCGGCGTTGAGGGCCTGCTGCACGTCTCCCAACTGGACGTTGAGCGCATCGAAAACGTCTCCGACCTGCTCTCCCTGGGGCAGGAGGTAAACGTGAAGGTGGTCGAGGTCCAGCCCAACGGCCGGGTCCGCCTCTCCCGCAAGGCCTGGCTGCAGGAGCAGGCCGGTCAGGAGATCGACCTGGCCGACTACGGCCAGCCCAAGGGCGGCGGCCGTCCCGGCGGCGGACGCGGCGGGGATCGCCGCGGCGGTGGAGGCGGCGGACGCCGCAACTAG
- the rbfA gene encoding 30S ribosome-binding factor RbfA codes for MRPTDSKRGQRLADNMMQELGRLLVEEAADPRLELVTVSGVRLNADLSLAEVYVTFQGGSEREAEVMAGLTKAKGFLRTRMGRVMKLRRTPDLRFLRDEYLEGMVYEPPT; via the coding sequence ATGCGACCCACGGATTCCAAACGGGGCCAGCGGTTGGCCGACAACATGATGCAGGAGTTGGGGCGCCTTCTCGTGGAGGAGGCGGCCGACCCGCGCCTGGAGCTGGTCACGGTGTCCGGCGTCCGCCTCAATGCCGACCTCTCCCTGGCCGAGGTGTACGTCACCTTCCAGGGGGGGAGCGAGCGGGAAGCCGAGGTCATGGCCGGACTGACCAAAGCCAAGGGATTCCTGCGCACCCGCATGGGCCGCGTCATGAAGCTGCGCCGCACCCCGGACCTGCGCTTCCTCCGCGACGAATACCTCGAGGGGATGGTCTATGAGCCGCCAACGTGA
- a CDS encoding chemotaxis protein CheA has translation MSGHRLFAEEGRELLAELEAALLEMEAEPGNEDSVHRIFRVLHTLKGSADMLGLDDVAALANDMETAFDRVRQGELAVERPLIDLTFAFKDRLEEYIAEPAGRLDLEASSRIRRGLERLAEGGGVSSEPPRAERNASAEGDGGAKEYGLELFHVRLRPVGREFALADPATLLEQLAELGEARVAAGVEDVPGLDGLRPAVCFMGWDVILRTGRGEDALADILLFAEDAEAEYRRVDEAEAGEILRRASWTPARLCQGAPTVASGFSASTTEGESPEESGAAGETCAAGFLDLEETGLPEPSTPVAGSVRPEPHEAEARRPAGRPAAKNRGSEEIASIRVAADKLDGMVDLVGQLVIAQVRLSRISEDVRDVRLNAVTEEVERLCDDLRERTLSLRMLPIGTTFNKFRRLVRDLSCELGKEIELKTSGAETELDKTVIEKLGDPLVHLLRNSIDHGIETPGERRAAGKPEMGTIRLHAQQAAGQVRIEISDDGRGIDPDKVLAKAVDRGLVRPEAANGLSVPEILKLIFQPGFSTAESVTSVSGRGVGMDVVLRSLESLKGKVDIDSDLGEGTTITIGLPLTLAIIDGLEVKVGEEHYVIPLSDVEECVELPGVVANGACAKAYDIKGALVPCVHLRGWFELDDEGPPIQQVVLVRHGSERAGLVVDDIIGQRQTVIKGLGRVLRRVRGLSGATIMGDGSMALILDTASLISVAESECRTGR, from the coding sequence ATGAGCGGGCATCGGCTGTTCGCGGAGGAAGGCCGGGAGTTGCTGGCCGAACTGGAGGCCGCCTTGCTGGAGATGGAGGCGGAGCCGGGGAATGAGGACAGCGTGCACCGCATCTTCCGCGTCCTGCACACCCTCAAGGGCTCGGCCGACATGCTGGGCCTGGACGACGTGGCCGCCCTGGCCAACGACATGGAGACGGCCTTCGACCGTGTTCGCCAGGGGGAGCTGGCCGTGGAGCGTCCCCTCATCGACCTGACTTTCGCCTTCAAGGATCGCCTGGAGGAATACATCGCCGAGCCCGCAGGGAGGCTGGACCTGGAGGCCTCGTCGCGCATTCGGCGGGGGCTGGAGCGCTTGGCTGAGGGCGGCGGAGTTTCTTCGGAGCCCCCCCGCGCAGAGCGGAATGCTTCTGCCGAGGGGGACGGCGGTGCGAAGGAATACGGCCTTGAACTGTTCCACGTACGGCTACGGCCTGTGGGCCGGGAGTTCGCGCTGGCCGACCCCGCAACACTGCTGGAGCAACTGGCCGAACTGGGCGAGGCGCGGGTGGCGGCCGGGGTGGAGGACGTGCCGGGGCTGGACGGGCTTCGCCCGGCGGTTTGTTTCATGGGCTGGGACGTGATTTTGCGCACCGGCCGGGGGGAGGATGCCCTGGCCGACATCCTGTTGTTCGCCGAGGACGCCGAGGCGGAGTACCGGCGTGTGGACGAGGCCGAGGCGGGCGAGATTCTGCGTCGGGCCTCCTGGACGCCCGCGCGGCTTTGCCAGGGGGCTCCTACCGTGGCGAGCGGTTTTTCTGCATCCACCACCGAAGGGGAGTCGCCGGAGGAATCCGGAGCGGCGGGTGAAACGTGCGCCGCCGGGTTTTTGGACCTTGAGGAAACCGGTCTCCCGGAGCCTTCCACTCCCGTCGCTGGATCCGTCCGTCCTGAGCCTCACGAGGCGGAGGCCCGGCGTCCGGCCGGGCGGCCCGCGGCCAAGAACCGGGGAAGCGAAGAGATCGCTTCCATCCGGGTAGCCGCGGACAAGCTGGACGGCATGGTGGACCTAGTGGGACAGCTTGTCATCGCCCAGGTGCGGCTGAGCCGGATTTCCGAGGACGTGCGGGACGTTAGGCTGAACGCGGTCACCGAGGAGGTGGAGCGGCTCTGCGACGACCTTCGCGAGCGCACCCTGTCCCTGCGCATGCTGCCCATCGGCACCACCTTCAACAAGTTCCGCCGCCTGGTGCGCGACCTGTCCTGCGAACTGGGCAAGGAGATCGAGCTCAAGACTTCCGGCGCGGAGACCGAACTGGACAAGACGGTCATCGAGAAGCTGGGCGACCCCCTGGTGCACCTGCTGCGCAACTCCATCGACCACGGAATAGAAACGCCCGGGGAGCGCCGGGCCGCGGGCAAGCCGGAAATGGGGACCATCCGCCTGCATGCCCAGCAGGCAGCCGGGCAGGTGCGCATCGAAATCAGCGACGACGGCCGGGGAATCGACCCGGACAAGGTGCTTGCCAAGGCGGTGGATCGCGGGCTGGTGCGGCCCGAGGCGGCCAACGGCCTGAGTGTCCCGGAAATCCTGAAGCTCATCTTCCAGCCCGGCTTCTCCACGGCCGAGAGCGTGACCAGCGTCTCCGGCCGAGGCGTGGGCATGGACGTGGTTCTGCGCTCCCTGGAGTCCCTCAAGGGCAAGGTGGACATCGACTCCGACCTTGGCGAGGGAACCACCATCACCATCGGCCTGCCCCTGACCCTGGCCATTATCGACGGGCTGGAGGTGAAGGTGGGGGAGGAACACTACGTCATCCCCCTGTCCGACGTGGAGGAGTGCGTGGAACTGCCCGGGGTCGTGGCAAACGGTGCCTGCGCCAAGGCGTACGACATCAAGGGGGCGCTGGTTCCCTGCGTGCATCTGCGCGGCTGGTTCGAACTGGATGACGAAGGCCCGCCCATTCAGCAGGTGGTGCTGGTGCGCCATGGCTCCGAGAGGGCCGGGCTGGTGGTGGACGACATCATCGGCCAGCGGCAGACGGTCATCAAGGGGCTGGGCCGGGTGCTGCGGCGCGTGCGGGGGCTCTCCGGGGCCACCATCATGGGCGACGGCTCCATGGCACTGATTCTGGACACCGCCTCTCTCATCAGCGTGGCCGAATCGGAATGCCGGACTGGCCGCTGA
- a CDS encoding PP2C family protein-serine/threonine phosphatase: MRDAPLVLIVDDEHLNRLTLERMLHREGFQTLLADDGQTGRELARTSLPDIILLDIMMPGESGFETISGLREDAETAAIPVIFISALGDVENKVRGFDLGAVDYVTKPFQFREVLARIRTNLKVSEALRATIREQARRLEQVRDAQEAILVKPESLPDARFSILFEPVLEAGGDFYDVFPRGAGYGYFVADIAGHDLGASFVTSSLKALLRQNATPLYTPVETMTNINGVLNQVLAPGKFLTAAYLQLDRARRRLTLVNAGHPPPVLVSADGSVELLRADGDILGAFERVAFTPLQREVRPGDRIYLYTDGLVETQGGSSPRCLGSGVSLLQDACGELPGLELGESVERLCRAMAGRGERGDDAVVMAVEV, from the coding sequence ATGCGTGACGCGCCACTGGTTCTCATCGTCGACGACGAACATCTCAACAGGCTGACCCTGGAGCGCATGCTCCATCGGGAGGGCTTCCAGACCCTTCTGGCGGATGACGGCCAGACGGGCAGGGAGTTGGCCCGGACCAGCCTGCCGGACATCATCCTGCTGGACATCATGATGCCCGGCGAGTCCGGCTTCGAGACCATAAGCGGGCTGCGGGAGGATGCGGAGACCGCCGCCATCCCGGTCATTTTTATTTCCGCCCTGGGAGATGTGGAAAACAAGGTGCGGGGCTTCGATCTGGGCGCGGTGGATTACGTCACCAAGCCCTTCCAGTTCCGCGAGGTGCTGGCCCGCATCCGCACCAACCTCAAGGTTTCCGAGGCGCTGCGGGCCACTATCCGCGAACAGGCGCGGCGGCTGGAGCAGGTGCGCGACGCCCAGGAGGCCATTTTGGTCAAACCGGAGAGCCTTCCGGACGCCCGCTTCTCCATCCTCTTCGAACCCGTTCTCGAAGCCGGCGGCGACTTCTACGACGTCTTTCCGCGCGGCGCGGGGTACGGCTATTTCGTGGCAGACATCGCCGGGCACGACCTGGGGGCGTCCTTCGTCACCTCCTCCCTCAAGGCGCTTCTGCGGCAGAACGCCACTCCCCTGTACACGCCGGTGGAGACCATGACCAACATCAACGGCGTTCTGAACCAAGTGCTGGCTCCGGGCAAGTTTCTGACGGCGGCTTACCTGCAATTGGACCGCGCGCGCCGCAGGCTGACATTGGTCAACGCCGGTCATCCCCCGCCGGTGCTGGTGAGCGCGGACGGCTCGGTGGAGCTTTTGCGGGCGGATGGGGACATTCTGGGGGCCTTCGAGCGGGTGGCCTTCACCCCGCTGCAACGGGAAGTGAGACCGGGGGACCGCATCTACCTCTATACCGACGGGCTGGTGGAAACGCAGGGCGGCTCGTCGCCCCGCTGCCTGGGGAGCGGGGTGAGCCTGCTGCAGGATGCCTGCGGGGAGCTGCCCGGCTTGGAACTGGGAGAGAGCGTCGAGCGCCTCTGCCGGGCCATGGCGGGGCGGGGCGAACGCGGCGACGACGCGGTTGTAATGGCCGTCGAGGTTTGA
- a CDS encoding DHH family phosphoesterase, with amino-acid sequence MSRQREEVAEALRKADDIIIASHYNPDGDAIGSSVAMAYLLRALGKNVAIYNATGMPRTFDWMETPCPVLTELPRGYSWVVALDCGDLARTGPELQRSFGDYRTINIDHHLGNPEFADLNWVKTTYSSTGEMVARLCDHFGVDLSGPLGEAVYTALVTDTGYFSYDNTTTRTMRVAERIMELGLKPGPINARIQNQWTPARLCLMGNVLGRAEMRMDGQLGLIRITRRALEECGADATDADGLINMLRQVRGVRIAVSLREDGPEEIKFSLRSHGDTNVQPVAAAHNGGGHKNAAGGTIFAPMEEAAGILISACREVIAG; translated from the coding sequence ATGAGCCGCCAACGTGAGGAGGTGGCCGAAGCCCTGCGCAAGGCCGACGACATCATCATCGCCTCCCACTACAACCCGGACGGCGACGCCATCGGCTCCTCCGTGGCCATGGCCTACCTGCTCCGGGCGTTGGGCAAGAACGTGGCCATCTACAACGCCACCGGCATGCCCCGGACCTTCGACTGGATGGAGACGCCCTGCCCGGTGCTGACCGAGCTGCCCCGGGGATACTCCTGGGTGGTGGCCCTGGACTGCGGCGACCTGGCCCGCACCGGCCCGGAGCTGCAACGCTCCTTCGGCGACTACCGCACCATCAACATCGACCATCACCTGGGCAACCCGGAGTTCGCCGACCTCAACTGGGTCAAGACCACCTACTCCTCCACCGGGGAGATGGTGGCCCGGCTGTGCGACCACTTCGGCGTGGATCTGTCCGGCCCCCTGGGCGAGGCCGTGTACACCGCCCTGGTCACGGACACCGGCTACTTCAGCTACGACAACACCACCACCCGCACCATGCGCGTGGCCGAGCGCATCATGGAGCTGGGGCTCAAGCCCGGCCCCATCAACGCCCGCATCCAGAACCAGTGGACCCCGGCGCGGCTTTGCCTCATGGGCAACGTGCTGGGCCGGGCGGAGATGCGCATGGACGGCCAACTTGGCCTCATCCGCATCACCCGCCGGGCGCTGGAGGAATGCGGCGCCGACGCCACCGACGCCGACGGGCTGATCAACATGCTACGGCAGGTGCGCGGGGTGCGCATCGCTGTGTCTCTGCGCGAGGACGGCCCCGAGGAGATCAAGTTCTCCCTGCGCAGCCACGGTGACACCAACGTGCAGCCGGTGGCCGCCGCCCACAACGGGGGCGGGCACAAGAACGCCGCCGGCGGCACCATCTTCGCCCCCATGGAGGAGGCGGCCGGGATTCTGATTTCGGCCTGCCGGGAGGTCATCGCCGGGTGA
- a CDS encoding ATP-binding protein, translating into MPSRLRSVDAVCDAVWNRLERLGLAEQAFKLVLGLREALVNAVLHGNGRGAEERVTCELLLDGDRLEVLVADSGEGFDWRRERERPEPLSESGRGLHILRHCYDEVVFNEKGNEVRFSKRGLQPREEEMSEIMREENGVVVRPGRDLVASTVEDLRAELGDLVDEGTDSLTIDFEGVDMVDSLGMGLLVATHNSLKKNEGKLELVNVPESIHEVLSIMRLTRHFEVRRTGEEG; encoded by the coding sequence ATGCCATCGAGGCTGCGCAGCGTGGACGCGGTCTGCGACGCGGTCTGGAACAGGCTGGAGCGGCTGGGCCTTGCGGAGCAGGCCTTCAAGCTGGTGCTGGGCCTGCGGGAAGCCCTGGTCAACGCCGTGCTGCACGGCAACGGACGGGGTGCGGAAGAGCGAGTGACCTGCGAGCTGCTTTTGGACGGCGACCGGCTGGAGGTGCTGGTGGCAGATTCGGGCGAGGGCTTCGACTGGCGGAGGGAGCGGGAGCGTCCCGAGCCGCTGAGCGAGTCCGGCCGGGGGCTGCACATCCTGCGCCACTGCTACGACGAGGTTGTGTTCAACGAGAAAGGCAACGAGGTGCGCTTTAGCAAGCGCGGCCTGCAACCGAGGGAAGAGGAGATGTCCGAGATCATGCGCGAGGAGAACGGCGTGGTCGTCCGGCCCGGACGGGACCTGGTGGCCTCCACAGTGGAAGACCTGCGGGCGGAGCTTGGCGACCTGGTGGACGAGGGAACCGACAGCCTGACCATCGATTTCGAAGGAGTGGACATGGTCGATTCCCTGGGCATGGGGCTGCTGGTGGCCACCCACAACTCTCTCAAGAAGAACGAGGGAAAGCTGGAACTGGTCAACGTTCCGGAGTCCATCCACGAGGTCCTGTCCATCATGCGGCTCACCCGCCATTTCGAGGTGCGGCGTACTGGCGAAGAAGGATAG
- a CDS encoding STAS domain-containing protein — protein MDDELLHSFQEDSRENLESIEGDLMDLEAAGEAFEDDLVNRIFRTAHSIKGAAGFLGLEQAAGLAHVLENLLHLVRERRLIPSRKTVDAFMRGFDALGRLVDNPLEEAEEGLEGLVAELEGMYDPEARDLAHTDREIGGGDGPVFTVDDLTLEEALKGGKFLYLVEYDLIHDVHRKDKTPYDVIRAMLDSGYILDSKVDLEAAGDLKSGFGNSIPFHVLYATIIDPEIVSMLFDVPEGRVRLLDRESVRAGEPPRWASGTEPHAGVLAESIAGLEVAEEDGAAVVRAGEELTLDTVENLRQALLRASESRSAVRLDVSDANRADFSFAQLVVSALRHQAECGGDFGFTGEPPEPVAACLRRAGLDRLLGEAT, from the coding sequence ATGGACGACGAGCTGCTGCATTCCTTTCAGGAGGATTCCAGGGAAAACCTGGAGTCCATCGAGGGGGACCTCATGGATTTGGAGGCCGCCGGGGAGGCCTTCGAGGACGACTTGGTCAACCGGATTTTCCGCACCGCCCACTCCATCAAGGGGGCGGCCGGCTTTCTGGGGCTGGAACAAGCGGCCGGGCTGGCCCACGTGCTGGAGAACCTGCTCCACCTGGTGCGCGAGCGGCGGCTGATTCCGTCCAGGAAAACGGTGGACGCGTTCATGCGCGGGTTCGACGCCCTGGGGCGGCTGGTGGACAATCCCCTGGAGGAGGCCGAAGAGGGCCTGGAGGGGCTGGTGGCCGAACTGGAGGGCATGTACGACCCCGAGGCGCGGGACCTGGCCCACACGGATAGGGAAATCGGCGGCGGGGACGGGCCGGTCTTTACGGTGGATGACCTGACCCTGGAGGAGGCGCTCAAGGGCGGCAAGTTCCTCTATCTGGTGGAGTACGACCTCATCCATGACGTGCATCGCAAGGACAAGACGCCCTACGACGTCATCCGCGCCATGCTCGATTCCGGCTACATCCTGGACAGCAAGGTGGACCTGGAGGCCGCGGGCGATCTGAAGAGCGGTTTCGGCAACAGCATTCCATTCCACGTGCTGTACGCCACCATTATCGATCCAGAGATCGTCTCCATGCTTTTCGACGTGCCCGAAGGGCGCGTACGCCTTCTGGACAGGGAAAGCGTGCGGGCCGGCGAGCCGCCGCGCTGGGCGTCCGGAACGGAGCCGCACGCCGGAGTGCTCGCCGAGAGCATAGCCGGGTTGGAGGTGGCCGAAGAGGACGGCGCGGCGGTGGTGCGCGCCGGGGAGGAGCTGACCCTGGATACGGTGGAGAACTTGCGGCAGGCGCTGCTGCGGGCTTCAGAGTCGCGCTCCGCTGTGCGGCTGGATGTGAGCGATGCGAACCGCGCGGATTTTTCTTTCGCCCAGCTTGTTGTCTCCGCACTGCGCCACCAGGCGGAATGCGGCGGAGATTTCGGTTTCACGGGTGAACCGCCGGAACCGGTGGCGGCCTGCCTGCGCCGGGCCGGACTGGATAGGCTGCTTGGGGAGGCGACATGA